GATGCAAATGTTATGTAAAATGTAACGAGTAAACGATCCCAGCAACGCGATAAGCCGCGTGTGTGTGTCGTTTTAAAGGTGACCGAACGCGGCAATTTCTGCGTTCATGTTGCCCCCGGTTCTCTTGCTTTATTACGTTAGTGTCTTAATTTTCAAGAGAAAGGTTTCCGTCCCGTTTTGCCGCTACCTTTGATCGATATGCAAACGGAACAGATCCGGGGAATACTTATGCGTGTAATTGCGAGGCGGCGTCTGGAACGGTGGGTCTGGCCGTTATCAATTCGCGGTTTCGATGGGAGGAATCTGTGGCGTAGTGATTCACTCGCGTGTACTGGCCTCGCAGCTGTTGATAAGATTGCAGGTTTCCATCCTCTTCCCACTTTCGCGCGAATGTCACCGGCTAGACCGAAACGGGGACTCGGTTACCAGTGTTTCCTACACCCGAATCTAATCTCGTTCCATCGCCGGCGGTTCGGTAGTctgaacaatattttttatcccAATTCTATTAACCGGCTACTCGATCGACGGAGCAGTCGAGTGCTCGATAAGAGAAATCGAGCACTTCCCTTTATCCGTCACACTGATTGGATTGCAACTGTCGCGGGAAAATGGTGTCCGAGTATTTTCAACGATTCTGCGAACCGttttattcaatagtttccgCAAAAAGAGTCGGGCGGCGTGAATATCGAGACGAGCCACGGGTGAAACGCGACAGAAGCCGTAGATCGGTTCGCAAAGCTCAGACACAACACGCGAGTGGACTGCGTTCACACAGGCGCCGTGGCTGCCTTGATATTTAAGGGAACTGGAAAGTACCATTTCAAGGTGGCGTTCCGCTGAAAATAGTCTAATATTCGAACTTTCTAAACCCGCGATCTAAACAGAAAGAATGTACGTGTATAATATTCTTCTTAAGACTGGAAGTTACCCTATCGCTATCTCGAATCTCGCAACAATGTTCCATTGAAAATAccattacaatataataacccATTGATCCAGCTTCCCAGAGTATCTTCATGAAGCAAGAGTACGTTAAAATCCCGGCTGGAAAGGTTCATTCCCAGAAATGTTACCTTGATACTAATTTTACATCGAAGTTCCGCGAGCATTAGCATCCAGCGGAGGAAAGGAGCGTTCATGAATGGTACCTGGAAATTTGCATGGCTAATGCATCCTTACGCAATAACCGTTGCCGTCGCGAGGGCCTCGGAGGCATTAATTAATTCGCCCGCtggaagaaaaaagggaaagccGCGCGTTCTCATCTGCGAGCGGAGACGGATTGTCGCGGGCCGGTTCTGATCGCATTTTCAATTAACAAGTCGCGTGGGAACCTGCGCGGAGTTCCGCTTTTTCCGCGAGCCGGCCATAACTCCGACGGTAATCGTTCCGCGCGGTGTAACGTAGAAAGCTTGGGAATCGTCTCTCCACGCGCGAACTTCCATAGATTAAACGGTGATTAATAGAAGTTTAGTTTTGCAAACTGTGAGAACAGATTTATCTCCGGTCCCCGGTGGAAACGGGGCTTAAACTGCTCGCCGAACATGACTCAGGGAGTCATGAAGCGGCGTCGCGAATGCGTTTGCTTGCTCGATTTCTTCTCGTATCGTGGATTACCACGGGAGGCCGCGGCGCGTTATGAAATGCCGCATTTCGCTGGGACGCGCCTGAATTTGCCATTACGCAACTCGATATCGCGAAGTCAGCGATCGGCCGACCGCTCGGAAATAAATATCCTCGTTTGACACCTTTACTGCGGCTTTCGACTCCGACGAATCTAACTGAATTATCGAGAACACGGAACTACAAGGAATTAccgaataaatacaaaatacgtCACAGCTATGAATAACGGTATCTACGCGTTAACGAATCCGACGAATCCAAACAATACGTTGGAAACCTGGAACTAAAAGAAGTCActgaatttctaaatataacgTCGTATCTCGCAGCTATAAATAACAGTATCTACAGCATTAATTCCATTGTCCTCGCGCGAAGCATATAACTGCTGTTGTCACGGATACGTGACTGCTATTGGCAGCGAACTCGTCAACGGTATGCAATATTTTCCGTCTTCAAATATAAACGACACATCGACGATTAAAGGAATCTTCATATTCCATTAGCGGCTAAAAGCATCAAGTAGCCCCATAATTTGTCCACGAGGCTGATCCCCTCGTTCGTCGCTTCTTTCTTTCTGAGCGTCCTTCGTGCCGTATCTTGCGTAACAGTTGACATACAAGATTGGATCGTGAGAGTTCACGGCTACTTTTCACTTCTTTCCTCGCCCAGCGCTGGCGGTTGTAACGTTGTCCCGCGAAGACAGCGCGGGCCCGCTAAATATCTCGAATCTCCGTGGCGAGTCGGACCGCGCCAAGGTAACCGGGAAAATGGTAGCAGTGAACTTTACCGTTGCTCGATATTCCTTCCGATCACGTAACTCGTCTTTCGCCGCGGTAACAGTACATTTCGGCGTTTCGTGTCGCAAAGCGCGACTCCGTTGAGTACCGTTACCGATTTCTTTGTGCTCCCATGGAAAAATGTGACACGACACCGGCCATTCTATTCCTGAATGTCCCGTTCGAGATAGAGCATGCGGAGATCGTCCGCGATCAATAATCTTGAACGCACTCTGGATCTTGACACCTCGCCGAAGGAAGCCTGCTAATAGGCTTTTCGGTATCCCCGCTGTATCGTCGAGTAGCTTAATAATTTTCCTTCGAATCGTAACCTCGATTGAAATTAGATTACGCTGCTCGACGTGACTTGTTGCTCCGCGATTGTAATTGCAGAATTGATTAAGAGATCCTTTGCTGTCGATCGTTGATGCTCGCTGGGGAATTAGTTTACGTCGATTGTCGTTCTCTCTTGGTATTGTAGAAGTTTCTTTAGAATGTACTCGTTTCGTTTCTGTGTTTAGAATATCGTACACATCGCGTTCCCTATACTGGGGCAAGCCGCAAACGCATAAACGACGGCGGCACGGTGATATTACGGTTAACGCGATCACCAATCCCGATTTGGCGCACTCGCGGCGTCGGAATCGATATGCTGTATCGTCGACCTCATTTTCATACGTGCCACTTGTAGAGAAAAAAAAGATGGAGAAGAAAAACGGGTCATCTTTTGAAACGGGTGAAAATTAGACGCTGAGTAATTAACCCGTGCGAGCTCGTTTGCGAGGTTGAACAACGTGCCTCGCGAAGCCATCTTTAGTCGATGATTCAACGTCGAACTACCTGTGAGTCTCGACGTCCACAGGTAGTTTCTTTCGAAACTGTTGTTCTAGTTTATTCATCTCTCCAATGGAACCTTTTTAATCTTAGTCCGTTAATTCTTGATGAAATCAACCTTTCGCGCTCGACAGGCAACTTTTAGTCGGTGTTTAATTCGATGCAGTGAAATTAATCATTATCCATCAATCATTATCCAACTATAATATCAACCTTCTACAGTGGATTTGTCATCGTTCACATAATCCTGCCACTCTTCAGCACTGATTGCATGAAAATACTCCTCTGTCGCGTATGATTGACTTATAATCGCGATTTCTATATTGagaaatgtaaaaagaaattgcaaAGCCTCCTATGAATCACTCTACTcctagaaaaatatttcgaaactgTTCTAGTTTATTCATCTTTCCAATGGAACCTTTTTAATCTTAGTCCGTTAATTCTTGATGAAATCAACCTTTTGCGCTCGACAGGCAACTTTTAGTCGGTGTTTTATTCGATGcagtgaaattagaaaattaaatattcaatatcaaagttTGTACAATGCGTAAATATAAACGTTGAGCTAGAATAATTCTGTTCCTCgatttatatgatttttctttattcCGGAAAAGACTTTTGgcatttcatcggaaagtgatACATACTTGTATTCAGAGAATCTGTCGAGCGTAAAGGTCAAAGGTGCAGTGGTTGAAGATTATGCATTCTTCAGGGTGGTAGGGTGTGGGTGCCGCATCCGGAGAAGGTCTGGGAAGGCGCATTGCTGCTCGAGGATTACAAGCTAAACCAACGGAACTTGAAGGTCCGCACGGACGACTCGAATCAGAtaaagattttggaaattaaatcGGGCACCGATCTGCCGCCGTTACGGAACCCGGATATTCTCATCGGGGAGAACAATTTAACGTCACTGTCGTTCCTCCACGAGCCGGCTGTCCTCTACAATCTTCAGATACGATTCCAAAGGCATTGCATTTACACTTACTGCGGGATCGTGTTGGTCGCGTTCAATCCGTACAATGAGCTTCCAATCTACGGGAATGACACGATCTGGGCGTACAGGGGGCAGGCGATGGGCGATTTGGAGCCCCACATATTCGCAGTTGCTGAAGAAGCTTACACGAAATTGGAAAGGTTCGATATTCTCTTCGTCGACGCGTTCACTGTCCCGTCATAACTTGAACTTGTTTATCAAAACATCTTTCAATTCTAAACACGTATTGAAACGTTCATTAATAGAAAGTCGAATCGTTGTAGAAGGGAaatcgaattcaaatgaaattttcacctcGTTCTTTACTGAACAATAGAATCATCGGGAATTTCTGCAAAGTTCAAGCTCAGATGCGTAGACAGTAAATGTGTCGATTGACAGATTTGTGAAGAATCTTCTAGAGGATTCTTAAACGTTGCAACGTGAACCTAGGGAGGGCCACGATCAATCGATCATCGTTTCCGGGGAGTCCGGCGCGGGTAAAACCGTGTCTGCCAAGTATACGATGCGATATTTCGCGACTGTGGGCGGTTCGACGACCGAGACACAGGTGGAGAAGAAGGTGCTCGCCTCGTTGCCTATCATGGAGGCGATCGGTAACGCGAAGACAACGAGGAACGACAATTCATCGAGGTTCGGCAAGTTCATCGAGATCCAGTTTAACAAGCATTATCACATAACCGGGGCCAGCATGAGGACCTATCTGCTCGAGAAGTCCAGGGTCGTGTTTCAGGTATGATTACAGATGGGATTGAAATGATACTCCAGCGATCATTCCTCCGAAATCGATGTTTAAACGAGCAATTCTCTAGGCGAATGAGGAAAGGAATTATCACGTATTTTACCAAATGTGCGCAGCCGCGTCCCGCCTCCCGCACTTGCATCTAGGTCATCAGAATAAGTTTCACTATTTGAACCAAGGAAATAATCCGTTGATCGACGGTGTCGACGATTTAACGTGCTTCGACGAGACCATCACCGCGCTCACCATGCTCGGTTTCTCGTCCAAGCAACAGGACGACATGCTATGTATTCTAGCCGCCATCATACATTTAGGGAACGTTCAGATCACGAGTTCCGACGCCCAGAGTTCGGGCAATGAGAACGACACCGAGGCCAGCTATATATCCGTAAATATGCAGCCTTCGCTTTTACCGATGGTACAGTCGATCGAGATGGTAACTGGCCGACCCTTGTATCACGTAAATACacagtatattaaaaaattgcatttgtCCTTCTCCGTCTTCCTCTACGAGAGTGCCGCCAGTTTTCTCCACGAGAGAGCGATCAATTTCCTCCGCGAAAGAGCTATTGCTTGTTCCTCTTTACCTTCTTCTTCCTGCCAAATCTTCGTCTACGCATCAAACGCCTTTCTGTAGCCTATTGTACCTTCCACTTTCGAACGTGTCAATATCCCAATACTCGTCCGAACAATGCAGCGTCTGTGGCACAAGGGGAGTCAGATACTTTCGTCAGATACCGAACTGTACGCGCCCCTGTCTTTCAATATCACCACGCTGCTTCTTCTTCCAGCCGACGGACAAGCATCTCTTGACGATTTGCGAGTTGTTGGGCACGGACATGAAGGCGATGCGAAAGTGGCTGTGCCACCGGAAGATCGTCTCGATGAGGGAGGTGTTCCTGAAACCGATGAACGTCGAGCAAGCGATCGGCGCCAGGGACGCTCTGGCGAAGCACATTTACGCGGAGTTGTTCAATTGGATCGTAGCTGGGATCAACAACTCTTTGCAGTCCCAGAACAAGCCGCAATGCTTCATCGGCGTCCTCGACATTTACGGGTTCGAGACGTTCGAGGTGAACTCGTTCGAACAGTTCTGCATCAATTACGCGAACGAGAAGCTCCAGCAGCAGTTCAATCAGCACGTGTTCAAGCTGGAGCAAGAGGAGTACCTCCGGGAGGAGATCGAGTGGACCTTCATCGACTTCTACGACAATCAACCCTGCATCGATCTGATCGAGACCAAGCTGGGCATACTGGACCTGCTGGACGAGGAGTGCAGAGTCAGTAAGAACTTCTAACGCGTTTTCCCGGGCCGGTTTTATCGAGCTCGCTATTAAGAGATCACCGTTGAACGACAGATGCCGAAAGGCTCGGACAGTTCCTGGACGGAGAAGCTTTACGCTAAGTGCGGGAAGTCGAAGCACTTCGAGAAACCACGGTTCGGCACGTCTGCTTTTCTCATCCACCACTTCGCCGATCGCGTGCAGTACGAGACAATTGGCTTCTTGGAGAAGAACAGGGACACTGTGATCGAGGAGCAGGTCGACGCCCTGCGAAACGGAGAAGTGCGTAAATTCGTCGTTGATCAATTCAATGAATGAAGTACAGAGAACTAAGATTAAGTCCTAAGGACACTAAAGATTCAGTCTATATAGCGAACCATTTGACAGTTGATAAAGAGGACGCAGGAATAAATTATTGGAACATTTCAGAATAAACTATTGAAAAAGCTTCTGAGCGAAGAAGACCCGAAGCTCTCAGTGCCCTCGAACGTGAGGGTGAAGGTGTCTGCCCACAAGCCGATGCCTCCCACGCCTAAGCAGAACAAGAAGACGGTACGGAATCAGTCTCGTAGCTTCTAACCGACGAACTGCAGATTTCATGCGTTTCTGTTCTAGTTCCCTTGAATCAGCACGTGAAAATCTATTCTGCatctgcataaagatccgcagttcAGTGGTTAGCATTCCAGAGCAGGGATTAATATCGTTCCCGTTGGATCCGCAGGTGGGATCGCAGTTCCGGGATTCCTTGAACATGTTAATGGCCACATTAAACGCGACCACGCCGCACTACGTGCGCTGCATCAAGCCCAATGATACAAAGGAGGCTTTCGAGTACAATCCCGTGCGCGCGGTGCAACAATTGCGAGCTTGCGGTGTGCTCGAGACCATTAGGATATCCGCGGCCGGATTCCCCAGTCAGAGGACGTACGGCGAGTTCTTCCTTAGGTACAGGTGTCTGTGCAAGTTCAAGGATATACGTCGCGACGACCTGAAGGAAACCTGCAGGCGTATTCTGGCAAGGTTCGATTCTTTCCGATTGCACTTGGAACATATTTTCCTCGTTTATTCCTCCGTAAGAATCCCACGGGATCGCTCTAAACAATCCTGAAACGCTTTAGGTACATTCAAGACGACGACAAGTTCAAATTCGGTAAGACAAAGGTCCTCTTCCGAGCTGGTCAGGTGGCCTACTTGGAGAAGCTGCGAGCGGAGAGACAGCGAGACGCTTGTATAATGATCCAGAAGACGGTCCGCGGTCTGATCTATCGTAACAGGTACAGGAAGATCCGCCGCGCGGTGCTGGGTCTCCAGAGGCACGGCAGAGGTTACATCGCCAGACAAAAGGCTCAGGCGGTGAGGGAGGAAAGGGCCGCGATAAAGATACAAGCCCGCGTGAAGGGCTGGCTGAAGAGGCGCCAGTATCTCAAGATCAAGCGCACAATCATCGGCATCCAGAAGTACGGCAGGGGCAAGATGGCGAGGGAGAGGTACAAGCTGATGAGGGACAACGCCGCCGCGATCACGGTCCAGCGATTCTGCAGGGGTTACCTCGTGCGGATGGCTTGTAAAAAGAGATTGGAGAATATTATAATCGTCCAGGCCTGTGTCAGGAGGTTCCTGGCGAAGAGGCTGTTCAAGAGGCTGAAGGCCGAGGCCAGGAGCGTGGAACACGTGAAGTCGTTGAACAAGGGATTAGAGAAGAAGATCATCACGCTGCAGCAGAAGATCACAGAGCTGGTACGTTTCGTaggaatgattaaattatagatTTCGGTACTGAGCTTACGGCGTGCCCTCTAGTCGAAGGAGAACCAATCCTTGAAGAACGTCCAGAACGAGATGATAGACTTGAAGCACAAGCTGGAGAGTCTGAAGTCCGTGGACGCTGAGAACAAGAAGCTGAATCTCATATTggtagagaaagagaaggaattGGAGAAGATGCTGGACGCGGTGAAGACGGAGAGGGACGAGAAGATGGACATCTTGCAGGTAAACTTCATCGTCTGATTTCTTTTGTTCAGTCTCGATATTCGGTTTGTATGCTGATTAGGACAAGGAGAGAAGTACTCAGGAGAAGAACGAAGAGAACAGAAAGCTTCAGATCGAGATAGAGAAGCTGAGGAAGGACTTGTCGGTAGCTTCGGAGAAGCTGAAGAACAATCAGCGGGGTGCTGAGGAGAATTTGAAGCACCGATTAGAGCAAGAGAAGGATCTCCTCCTGCTGGATCAGGATCAGGATCGCGGCGCCTATCAGAGGTTGCTGAAGGAGTTCCACGAGCTGGAGCAGCACGCGGAGATGCTGGAGCAGAAGTTAGCGATGCACGCTCCGGCGCATTCACGTTCGCTCAGCAATGCTTCCAGCA
This is a stretch of genomic DNA from Nomia melanderi isolate GNS246 chromosome 1, iyNomMela1, whole genome shotgun sequence. It encodes these proteins:
- the didum gene encoding dilute class unconventional myosin isoform X2, with the protein product MTTRELYVKGGRVWVPHPEKVWEGALLLEDYKLNQRNLKVRTDDSNQIKILEIKSGTDLPPLRNPDILIGENNLTSLSFLHEPAVLYNLQIRFQRHCIYTYCGIVLVAFNPYNELPIYGNDTIWAYRGQAMGDLEPHIFAVAEEAYTKLEREGHDQSIIVSGESGAGKTVSAKYTMRYFATVGGSTTETQVEKKVLASLPIMEAIGNAKTTRNDNSSRFGKFIEIQFNKHYHITGASMRTYLLEKSRVVFQANEERNYHVFYQMCAAASRLPHLHLGHQNKFHYLNQGNNPLIDGVDDLTCFDETITALTMLGFSSKQQDDMLCILAAIIHLGNVQITSSDAQSSGNENDTEASYISPTDKHLLTICELLGTDMKAMRKWLCHRKIVSMREVFLKPMNVEQAIGARDALAKHIYAELFNWIVAGINNSLQSQNKPQCFIGVLDIYGFETFEVNSFEQFCINYANEKLQQQFNQHVFKLEQEEYLREEIEWTFIDFYDNQPCIDLIETKLGILDLLDEECRMPKGSDSSWTEKLYAKCGKSKHFEKPRFGTSAFLIHHFADRVQYETIGFLEKNRDTVIEEQVDALRNGENKLLKKLLSEEDPKLSVPSNVRVKVSAHKPMPPTPKQNKKTVGSQFRDSLNMLMATLNATTPHYVRCIKPNDTKEAFEYNPVRAVQQLRACGVLETIRISAAGFPSQRTYGEFFLRYRCLCKFKDIRRDDLKETCRRILARYIQDDDKFKFGKTKVLFRAGQVAYLEKLRAERQRDACIMIQKTVRGLIYRNRYRKIRRAVLGLQRHGRGYIARQKAQAVREERAAIKIQARVKGWLKRRQYLKIKRTIIGIQKYGRGKMARERYKLMRDNAAAITVQRFCRGYLVRMACKKRLENIIIVQACVRRFLAKRLFKRLKAEARSVEHVKSLNKGLEKKIITLQQKITELSKENQSLKNVQNEMIDLKHKLESLKSVDAENKKLNLILVEKEKELEKMLDAVKTERDEKMDILQDKERSTQEKNEENRKLQIEIEKLRKDLSVASEKLKNNQRGAEENLKHRLEQEKDLLLLDQDQDRGAYQRLLKEFHELEQHAEMLEQKLAMHAPAHSRSLSNASSSSGQIVSTELPQDDQNLDLGYGSVRSTASSSAPYSRVETIDWNQQRSDSPPDGEVQTHKSPPETNGPAHAPVDIGLVLKLQQKLKDVEKEKGRLIRMVEDLEKDAPEETSRMQDTFRLQELEMENAQLKKDLGTLRKSVSSVGLTGAQQTLMGQFDALQEELERRREECIQLHSVLADNTRRMKSLGSNYGRDVDIINEDGELVLAFETQKKINRLKTKPKASREQLEDELQMKEKGWRDQRNEWRAEIDRLQEEIEKQQKLLSVNLSKSPQTQTEAYMQHEIARLTTENLELQEKYDKIAEECRKFKKQCKILAKRLRDAGCEYDEGDDSKEHRDRPYVTRGTVPDTSEPATDCSLVSSTVNSADNGSNMPTIKKKERDYEGMFEFRQEDVNVIIRHLVIDLKPRVAVTLLPGLPAYILFMCIRHTDFINDDQKVRLLLTCYLNAVKRVVKKREDFDSSVLWLSNTLRLLHNMKQYSGDKPFQIENTPRQNEQCLRNFDLGEYRVVLSNMALWILNNIVTNLKERIQALTVPALLEHEAITGLDPKPGRPRSSSVGEEPESTQQKLDKLLVELTSVFKTLQYHGVDPEIIVQLFKQLFYFMCASALNNLLLRNELCQWTKGMQIRYNLSHLEQWGRDRRLEQASEALQPLIQAAQLLQARKSDEDVNSVCEMCNKLTANQIVKILNLYTPADDFESRVPVSFIRKVQAKLSERGENNEQLLMDLMYSYPVRFPFNPSDIRLEDIEIPEVLHLPMLKKV